One genomic window of Eriocheir sinensis breed Jianghai 21 chromosome 57, ASM2467909v1, whole genome shotgun sequence includes the following:
- the LOC126984662 gene encoding RNA-binding protein squid-like isoform X2: MADQEMENQDFSEDYSGGDFQGNGMENGEGMATEDKAGGGGGADSGAADAPGRDDDRKLFVGGLSWETQEKELREHFSKYGEIESINVKTDPNTGRSRGFAFIVFSNTEAIDKVINAGDHVINGKKVDPKKAKARHGKIFVGGLKPDLSDDDIKNYFGKFGNIVEVELPFDKQKNQRKGFCFITFEQEAVVTDLLKTPKQNINGHEVDVKKATPKPDAMGMVRGGMRGAIRGTRGGAVRGRGRGWSNSWNQGGYGGYGQGGYGGYGGYDYGYSGYGGYGGYGGYGSDYYGYGGGGYGGYGPYQVAAKATTGRVNAGGNRRGTNPIEGGGGRRDHHHHNQHHHHHHNQQQQQQHTWNGTMY, from the exons atgGCGGACCAGGAGATGGAGAACCAGGACTTCTCCGAGGACTACTCCGGCGGCGACTTCCAGGGCAACGGCATGGAGAACGGCGAGGGCATGGCCACAGAAGACAAGgcgggcggcggaggcggcgctGACAGCGGCGCCGCCGACGCCCCGGGCCGGGACGACGACAG aaagttgtttgtgGGCGGCCTCAGCTGGGAGACACAAGAGA aGGAGCTGAGAGAACACTTCAGTAAATATGGCGAAATTGAGAGCATAAACGTCAAGACAGACCCCAACACCGGCCGATCGAGAGGATTTGCCTTCATTGTGTTCAGCAACACAGAAGCCATCGACAAG GTGATCAATGCGGGCGACCACGTCATCAACGGCAAGAAGGTTGACCCCAAGAAGGCGAAGGCGAGGCACGGCAAGATCTTCGTGGGTGGCCTCAAGCCAGACCTCAGCGATGATGACATCAAGAACTACTTCGGCAAGTTTGGCAACATCGTGGAGGTGGAGCTGCCATTCGACAAGCAAAAGAACCAGCGCAAGGGCTTCTGCTTCATCACCTTCGAGCAGGAAGCGGTGGTGACGGACCTCCTCAAGACCCCCAAACAGAACATCAACGGCCACGAAGTCGACGTCAAGAAGGCCACGCCCAAGCCCGACGCGATGGGCATGGTGCGCGGGGGCATGCGGGGAGCCATCCGTGGCACGCGGGGCGGTGCCGTGCGGGGCCGAGGCCGGGGCTGGAGCAACAGTTGGAACCAGGGAGGATACGGTGGCTACGGACAGGGAGGCTACGGGGGCTATG GCGGTTATGACTACGGCTACAGTGGGTACGGCGGGTATGGGGGTTACGGAGGCTACGGCAGTGACTATTATGGCTATGGCGGCGGCGGATATGGTGGATATGG CCCTTACCAGGTGGCAGCCAAGGCTACGACGGGAAGAGTCAACGCGGGAGGCAACAGACGAGGCACCAACCCtattgaggggggagggggccgccgcgaccaccaccaccataaccagcaccaccaccaccaccataaccagcagcagcagcaacagcatacGTGGAATGGTACAATGTATTGA
- the LOC126984662 gene encoding RNA-binding protein squid-like isoform X1, whose translation MADQEMENQDFSEDYSGGDFQGNGMENGEGMATEDKAGGGGGADSGAADAPGRDDDRKLFVGGLSWETQEKELREHFSKYGEIESINVKTDPNTGRSRGFAFIVFSNTEAIDKVINAGDHVINGKKVDPKKAKARHGKIFVGGLKPDLSDDDIKNYFGKFGNIVEVELPFDKQKNQRKGFCFITFEQEAVVTDLLKTPKQNINGHEVDVKKATPKPDAMGMVRGGMRGAIRGTRGGAVRGRGRGWSNSWNQGGYGGYGQGGYGGYEVLPPTGGYDYGYSGYGGYGGYGGYGSDYYGYGGGGYGGYGPYQVAAKATTGRVNAGGNRRGTNPIEGGGGRRDHHHHNQHHHHHHNQQQQQQHTWNGTMY comes from the exons atgGCGGACCAGGAGATGGAGAACCAGGACTTCTCCGAGGACTACTCCGGCGGCGACTTCCAGGGCAACGGCATGGAGAACGGCGAGGGCATGGCCACAGAAGACAAGgcgggcggcggaggcggcgctGACAGCGGCGCCGCCGACGCCCCGGGCCGGGACGACGACAG aaagttgtttgtgGGCGGCCTCAGCTGGGAGACACAAGAGA aGGAGCTGAGAGAACACTTCAGTAAATATGGCGAAATTGAGAGCATAAACGTCAAGACAGACCCCAACACCGGCCGATCGAGAGGATTTGCCTTCATTGTGTTCAGCAACACAGAAGCCATCGACAAG GTGATCAATGCGGGCGACCACGTCATCAACGGCAAGAAGGTTGACCCCAAGAAGGCGAAGGCGAGGCACGGCAAGATCTTCGTGGGTGGCCTCAAGCCAGACCTCAGCGATGATGACATCAAGAACTACTTCGGCAAGTTTGGCAACATCGTGGAGGTGGAGCTGCCATTCGACAAGCAAAAGAACCAGCGCAAGGGCTTCTGCTTCATCACCTTCGAGCAGGAAGCGGTGGTGACGGACCTCCTCAAGACCCCCAAACAGAACATCAACGGCCACGAAGTCGACGTCAAGAAGGCCACGCCCAAGCCCGACGCGATGGGCATGGTGCGCGGGGGCATGCGGGGAGCCATCCGTGGCACGCGGGGCGGTGCCGTGCGGGGCCGAGGCCGGGGCTGGAGCAACAGTTGGAACCAGGGAGGATACGGTGGCTACGGACAGGGAGGCTACGGGGGCTATG AAGTGCTCCCTCCCACAGGCGGTTATGACTACGGCTACAGTGGGTACGGCGGGTATGGGGGTTACGGAGGCTACGGCAGTGACTATTATGGCTATGGCGGCGGCGGATATGGTGGATATGG CCCTTACCAGGTGGCAGCCAAGGCTACGACGGGAAGAGTCAACGCGGGAGGCAACAGACGAGGCACCAACCCtattgaggggggagggggccgccgcgaccaccaccaccataaccagcaccaccaccaccaccataaccagcagcagcagcaacagcatacGTGGAATGGTACAATGTATTGA
- the LOC126984662 gene encoding RNA-binding protein squid-like isoform X9: MADQEMENQDFSEDYSGGDFQGNGMENGEGMATEDKAGGGGGADSGAADAPGRDDDRKLFVGGLSWETQEKELREHFSKYGEIESINVKTDPNTGRSRGFAFIVFSNTEAIDKVINAGDHVINGKKVDPKKAKARHGKIFVGGLKPDLSDDDIKNYFGKFGNIVEVELPFDKQKNQRKGFCFITFEQEAVVTDLLKTPKQNINGHEVDVKKATPKPDAMGMVRGGMRGAIRGTRGGAVRGRGRGWSNSWNQGGYGGYGQGGYGGYGGSQGYDGKSQRGRQQTRHQPY, from the exons atgGCGGACCAGGAGATGGAGAACCAGGACTTCTCCGAGGACTACTCCGGCGGCGACTTCCAGGGCAACGGCATGGAGAACGGCGAGGGCATGGCCACAGAAGACAAGgcgggcggcggaggcggcgctGACAGCGGCGCCGCCGACGCCCCGGGCCGGGACGACGACAG aaagttgtttgtgGGCGGCCTCAGCTGGGAGACACAAGAGA aGGAGCTGAGAGAACACTTCAGTAAATATGGCGAAATTGAGAGCATAAACGTCAAGACAGACCCCAACACCGGCCGATCGAGAGGATTTGCCTTCATTGTGTTCAGCAACACAGAAGCCATCGACAAG GTGATCAATGCGGGCGACCACGTCATCAACGGCAAGAAGGTTGACCCCAAGAAGGCGAAGGCGAGGCACGGCAAGATCTTCGTGGGTGGCCTCAAGCCAGACCTCAGCGATGATGACATCAAGAACTACTTCGGCAAGTTTGGCAACATCGTGGAGGTGGAGCTGCCATTCGACAAGCAAAAGAACCAGCGCAAGGGCTTCTGCTTCATCACCTTCGAGCAGGAAGCGGTGGTGACGGACCTCCTCAAGACCCCCAAACAGAACATCAACGGCCACGAAGTCGACGTCAAGAAGGCCACGCCCAAGCCCGACGCGATGGGCATGGTGCGCGGGGGCATGCGGGGAGCCATCCGTGGCACGCGGGGCGGTGCCGTGCGGGGCCGAGGCCGGGGCTGGAGCAACAGTTGGAACCAGGGAGGATACGGTGGCTACGGACAGGGAGGCTACGGGGGCTATG GTGGCAGCCAAGGCTACGACGGGAAGAGTCAACGCGGGAGGCAACAGACGAGGCACCAACCCtattga
- the LOC126984662 gene encoding RNA-binding protein squid-like isoform X4 has translation MADQEMENQDFSEDYSGGDFQGNGMENGEGMATEDKAGGGGGADSGAADAPGRDDDRKLFVGGLSWETQEKELREHFSKYGEIESINVKTDPNTGRSRGFAFIVFSNTEAIDKVINAGDHVINGKKVDPKKAKARHGKIFVGGLKPDLSDDDIKNYFGKFGNIVEVELPFDKQKNQRKGFCFITFEQEAVVTDLLKTPKQNINGHEVDVKKATPKPDAMGMVRGGMRGAIRGTRGGAVRGRGRGWSNSWNQGGYGGYGQGGYGGYGGYDYGYSGYGGYGGYGGYGSDYYGYGGGGYGGYGGSQGYDGKSQRGRQQTRHQPY, from the exons atgGCGGACCAGGAGATGGAGAACCAGGACTTCTCCGAGGACTACTCCGGCGGCGACTTCCAGGGCAACGGCATGGAGAACGGCGAGGGCATGGCCACAGAAGACAAGgcgggcggcggaggcggcgctGACAGCGGCGCCGCCGACGCCCCGGGCCGGGACGACGACAG aaagttgtttgtgGGCGGCCTCAGCTGGGAGACACAAGAGA aGGAGCTGAGAGAACACTTCAGTAAATATGGCGAAATTGAGAGCATAAACGTCAAGACAGACCCCAACACCGGCCGATCGAGAGGATTTGCCTTCATTGTGTTCAGCAACACAGAAGCCATCGACAAG GTGATCAATGCGGGCGACCACGTCATCAACGGCAAGAAGGTTGACCCCAAGAAGGCGAAGGCGAGGCACGGCAAGATCTTCGTGGGTGGCCTCAAGCCAGACCTCAGCGATGATGACATCAAGAACTACTTCGGCAAGTTTGGCAACATCGTGGAGGTGGAGCTGCCATTCGACAAGCAAAAGAACCAGCGCAAGGGCTTCTGCTTCATCACCTTCGAGCAGGAAGCGGTGGTGACGGACCTCCTCAAGACCCCCAAACAGAACATCAACGGCCACGAAGTCGACGTCAAGAAGGCCACGCCCAAGCCCGACGCGATGGGCATGGTGCGCGGGGGCATGCGGGGAGCCATCCGTGGCACGCGGGGCGGTGCCGTGCGGGGCCGAGGCCGGGGCTGGAGCAACAGTTGGAACCAGGGAGGATACGGTGGCTACGGACAGGGAGGCTACGGGGGCTATG GCGGTTATGACTACGGCTACAGTGGGTACGGCGGGTATGGGGGTTACGGAGGCTACGGCAGTGACTATTATGGCTATGGCGGCGGCGGATATGGTGGATATG GTGGCAGCCAAGGCTACGACGGGAAGAGTCAACGCGGGAGGCAACAGACGAGGCACCAACCCtattga
- the LOC126984662 gene encoding RNA-binding protein squid-like isoform X3, whose protein sequence is MADQEMENQDFSEDYSGGDFQGNGMENGEGMATEDKAGGGGGADSGAADAPGRDDDRKLFVGGLSWETQEKELREHFSKYGEIESINVKTDPNTGRSRGFAFIVFSNTEAIDKVINAGDHVINGKKVDPKKAKARHGKIFVGGLKPDLSDDDIKNYFGKFGNIVEVELPFDKQKNQRKGFCFITFEQEAVVTDLLKTPKQNINGHEVDVKKATPKPDAMGMVRGGMRGAIRGTRGGAVRGRGRGWSNSWNQGGYGGYGQGGYGGYEVLPPTGGYDYGYSGYGGYGGYGGYGSDYYGYGGGGYGGYGGSQGYDGKSQRGRQQTRHQPY, encoded by the exons atgGCGGACCAGGAGATGGAGAACCAGGACTTCTCCGAGGACTACTCCGGCGGCGACTTCCAGGGCAACGGCATGGAGAACGGCGAGGGCATGGCCACAGAAGACAAGgcgggcggcggaggcggcgctGACAGCGGCGCCGCCGACGCCCCGGGCCGGGACGACGACAG aaagttgtttgtgGGCGGCCTCAGCTGGGAGACACAAGAGA aGGAGCTGAGAGAACACTTCAGTAAATATGGCGAAATTGAGAGCATAAACGTCAAGACAGACCCCAACACCGGCCGATCGAGAGGATTTGCCTTCATTGTGTTCAGCAACACAGAAGCCATCGACAAG GTGATCAATGCGGGCGACCACGTCATCAACGGCAAGAAGGTTGACCCCAAGAAGGCGAAGGCGAGGCACGGCAAGATCTTCGTGGGTGGCCTCAAGCCAGACCTCAGCGATGATGACATCAAGAACTACTTCGGCAAGTTTGGCAACATCGTGGAGGTGGAGCTGCCATTCGACAAGCAAAAGAACCAGCGCAAGGGCTTCTGCTTCATCACCTTCGAGCAGGAAGCGGTGGTGACGGACCTCCTCAAGACCCCCAAACAGAACATCAACGGCCACGAAGTCGACGTCAAGAAGGCCACGCCCAAGCCCGACGCGATGGGCATGGTGCGCGGGGGCATGCGGGGAGCCATCCGTGGCACGCGGGGCGGTGCCGTGCGGGGCCGAGGCCGGGGCTGGAGCAACAGTTGGAACCAGGGAGGATACGGTGGCTACGGACAGGGAGGCTACGGGGGCTATG AAGTGCTCCCTCCCACAGGCGGTTATGACTACGGCTACAGTGGGTACGGCGGGTATGGGGGTTACGGAGGCTACGGCAGTGACTATTATGGCTATGGCGGCGGCGGATATGGTGGATATG GTGGCAGCCAAGGCTACGACGGGAAGAGTCAACGCGGGAGGCAACAGACGAGGCACCAACCCtattga
- the LOC126984662 gene encoding RNA-binding protein squid-like isoform X10, whose product MADQEMENQDFSEDYSGGDFQGNGMENGEGMATEDKAGGGGGADSGAADAPGRDDDRKLFVGGLSWETQEKELREHFSKYGEIESINVKTDPNTGRSRGFAFIVFSNTEAIDKVINAGDHVINGKKVDPKKAKARHGKIFVGGLKPDLSDDDIKNYFGKFGNIVEVELPFDKQKNQRKGFCFITFEQEAVVTDLLKTPKQNINGHEVDVKKATPKPDAMGMVRGGMRGAIRGTRGGAVRGRGRGWSNSWNQGGYGGYGQGGYGGYGQRLGGVRKGERKAR is encoded by the exons atgGCGGACCAGGAGATGGAGAACCAGGACTTCTCCGAGGACTACTCCGGCGGCGACTTCCAGGGCAACGGCATGGAGAACGGCGAGGGCATGGCCACAGAAGACAAGgcgggcggcggaggcggcgctGACAGCGGCGCCGCCGACGCCCCGGGCCGGGACGACGACAG aaagttgtttgtgGGCGGCCTCAGCTGGGAGACACAAGAGA aGGAGCTGAGAGAACACTTCAGTAAATATGGCGAAATTGAGAGCATAAACGTCAAGACAGACCCCAACACCGGCCGATCGAGAGGATTTGCCTTCATTGTGTTCAGCAACACAGAAGCCATCGACAAG GTGATCAATGCGGGCGACCACGTCATCAACGGCAAGAAGGTTGACCCCAAGAAGGCGAAGGCGAGGCACGGCAAGATCTTCGTGGGTGGCCTCAAGCCAGACCTCAGCGATGATGACATCAAGAACTACTTCGGCAAGTTTGGCAACATCGTGGAGGTGGAGCTGCCATTCGACAAGCAAAAGAACCAGCGCAAGGGCTTCTGCTTCATCACCTTCGAGCAGGAAGCGGTGGTGACGGACCTCCTCAAGACCCCCAAACAGAACATCAACGGCCACGAAGTCGACGTCAAGAAGGCCACGCCCAAGCCCGACGCGATGGGCATGGTGCGCGGGGGCATGCGGGGAGCCATCCGTGGCACGCGGGGCGGTGCCGTGCGGGGCCGAGGCCGGGGCTGGAGCAACAGTTGGAACCAGGGAGGATACGGTGGCTACGGACAGGGAGGCTACGGGGGCTATG GGCAAAGGCTGGGTGGTGTGCGTAAGGGGGAAAGAAAAGCCCGCTGA
- the LOC126984662 gene encoding RNA-binding protein squid-like isoform X6 has protein sequence MADQEMENQDFSEDYSGGDFQGNGMENGEGMATEDKAGGGGGADSGAADAPGRDDDRKLFVGGLSWETQEKELREHFSKYGEIESINVKTDPNTGRSRGFAFIVFSNTEAIDKVINAGDHVINGKKVDPKKAKARHGKIFVGGLKPDLSDDDIKNYFGKFGNIVEVELPFDKQKNQRKGFCFITFEQEAVVTDLLKTPKQNINGHEVDVKKATPKPDAMGMVRGGMRGAIRGTRGGAVRGRGRGWSNSWNQGGYGGYGQGGYGGYGGYDYGYSGYGGYGGYGGYGSDYYGYGGGGYGGYGQRLGGVRKGERKAR, from the exons atgGCGGACCAGGAGATGGAGAACCAGGACTTCTCCGAGGACTACTCCGGCGGCGACTTCCAGGGCAACGGCATGGAGAACGGCGAGGGCATGGCCACAGAAGACAAGgcgggcggcggaggcggcgctGACAGCGGCGCCGCCGACGCCCCGGGCCGGGACGACGACAG aaagttgtttgtgGGCGGCCTCAGCTGGGAGACACAAGAGA aGGAGCTGAGAGAACACTTCAGTAAATATGGCGAAATTGAGAGCATAAACGTCAAGACAGACCCCAACACCGGCCGATCGAGAGGATTTGCCTTCATTGTGTTCAGCAACACAGAAGCCATCGACAAG GTGATCAATGCGGGCGACCACGTCATCAACGGCAAGAAGGTTGACCCCAAGAAGGCGAAGGCGAGGCACGGCAAGATCTTCGTGGGTGGCCTCAAGCCAGACCTCAGCGATGATGACATCAAGAACTACTTCGGCAAGTTTGGCAACATCGTGGAGGTGGAGCTGCCATTCGACAAGCAAAAGAACCAGCGCAAGGGCTTCTGCTTCATCACCTTCGAGCAGGAAGCGGTGGTGACGGACCTCCTCAAGACCCCCAAACAGAACATCAACGGCCACGAAGTCGACGTCAAGAAGGCCACGCCCAAGCCCGACGCGATGGGCATGGTGCGCGGGGGCATGCGGGGAGCCATCCGTGGCACGCGGGGCGGTGCCGTGCGGGGCCGAGGCCGGGGCTGGAGCAACAGTTGGAACCAGGGAGGATACGGTGGCTACGGACAGGGAGGCTACGGGGGCTATG GCGGTTATGACTACGGCTACAGTGGGTACGGCGGGTATGGGGGTTACGGAGGCTACGGCAGTGACTATTATGGCTATGGCGGCGGCGGATATGGTGGATATG GGCAAAGGCTGGGTGGTGTGCGTAAGGGGGAAAGAAAAGCCCGCTGA
- the LOC126984662 gene encoding RNA-binding protein squid-like isoform X5: MADQEMENQDFSEDYSGGDFQGNGMENGEGMATEDKAGGGGGADSGAADAPGRDDDRKLFVGGLSWETQEKELREHFSKYGEIESINVKTDPNTGRSRGFAFIVFSNTEAIDKVINAGDHVINGKKVDPKKAKARHGKIFVGGLKPDLSDDDIKNYFGKFGNIVEVELPFDKQKNQRKGFCFITFEQEAVVTDLLKTPKQNINGHEVDVKKATPKPDAMGMVRGGMRGAIRGTRGGAVRGRGRGWSNSWNQGGYGGYGQGGYGGYEVLPPTGGYDYGYSGYGGYGGYGGYGSDYYGYGGGGYGGYGQRLGGVRKGERKAR; this comes from the exons atgGCGGACCAGGAGATGGAGAACCAGGACTTCTCCGAGGACTACTCCGGCGGCGACTTCCAGGGCAACGGCATGGAGAACGGCGAGGGCATGGCCACAGAAGACAAGgcgggcggcggaggcggcgctGACAGCGGCGCCGCCGACGCCCCGGGCCGGGACGACGACAG aaagttgtttgtgGGCGGCCTCAGCTGGGAGACACAAGAGA aGGAGCTGAGAGAACACTTCAGTAAATATGGCGAAATTGAGAGCATAAACGTCAAGACAGACCCCAACACCGGCCGATCGAGAGGATTTGCCTTCATTGTGTTCAGCAACACAGAAGCCATCGACAAG GTGATCAATGCGGGCGACCACGTCATCAACGGCAAGAAGGTTGACCCCAAGAAGGCGAAGGCGAGGCACGGCAAGATCTTCGTGGGTGGCCTCAAGCCAGACCTCAGCGATGATGACATCAAGAACTACTTCGGCAAGTTTGGCAACATCGTGGAGGTGGAGCTGCCATTCGACAAGCAAAAGAACCAGCGCAAGGGCTTCTGCTTCATCACCTTCGAGCAGGAAGCGGTGGTGACGGACCTCCTCAAGACCCCCAAACAGAACATCAACGGCCACGAAGTCGACGTCAAGAAGGCCACGCCCAAGCCCGACGCGATGGGCATGGTGCGCGGGGGCATGCGGGGAGCCATCCGTGGCACGCGGGGCGGTGCCGTGCGGGGCCGAGGCCGGGGCTGGAGCAACAGTTGGAACCAGGGAGGATACGGTGGCTACGGACAGGGAGGCTACGGGGGCTATG AAGTGCTCCCTCCCACAGGCGGTTATGACTACGGCTACAGTGGGTACGGCGGGTATGGGGGTTACGGAGGCTACGGCAGTGACTATTATGGCTATGGCGGCGGCGGATATGGTGGATATG GGCAAAGGCTGGGTGGTGTGCGTAAGGGGGAAAGAAAAGCCCGCTGA
- the LOC126984662 gene encoding RNA-binding protein squid-like isoform X11, with protein MADQEMENQDFSEDYSGGDFQGNGMENGEGMATEDKAGGGGGADSGAADAPGRDDDRKLFVGGLSWETQEKELREHFSKYGEIESINVKTDPNTGRSRGFAFIVFSNTEAIDKVINAGDHVINGKKVDPKKAKARHGKIFVGGLKPDLSDDDIKNYFGKFGNIVEVELPFDKQKNQRKGFCFITFEQEAVVTDLLKTPKQNINGHEVDVKKATPKPDAMGMVRGGMRGAIRGTRGGAVRGRGRGWSNSWNQGGYGGYGQGGYGGYEY; from the exons atgGCGGACCAGGAGATGGAGAACCAGGACTTCTCCGAGGACTACTCCGGCGGCGACTTCCAGGGCAACGGCATGGAGAACGGCGAGGGCATGGCCACAGAAGACAAGgcgggcggcggaggcggcgctGACAGCGGCGCCGCCGACGCCCCGGGCCGGGACGACGACAG aaagttgtttgtgGGCGGCCTCAGCTGGGAGACACAAGAGA aGGAGCTGAGAGAACACTTCAGTAAATATGGCGAAATTGAGAGCATAAACGTCAAGACAGACCCCAACACCGGCCGATCGAGAGGATTTGCCTTCATTGTGTTCAGCAACACAGAAGCCATCGACAAG GTGATCAATGCGGGCGACCACGTCATCAACGGCAAGAAGGTTGACCCCAAGAAGGCGAAGGCGAGGCACGGCAAGATCTTCGTGGGTGGCCTCAAGCCAGACCTCAGCGATGATGACATCAAGAACTACTTCGGCAAGTTTGGCAACATCGTGGAGGTGGAGCTGCCATTCGACAAGCAAAAGAACCAGCGCAAGGGCTTCTGCTTCATCACCTTCGAGCAGGAAGCGGTGGTGACGGACCTCCTCAAGACCCCCAAACAGAACATCAACGGCCACGAAGTCGACGTCAAGAAGGCCACGCCCAAGCCCGACGCGATGGGCATGGTGCGCGGGGGCATGCGGGGAGCCATCCGTGGCACGCGGGGCGGTGCCGTGCGGGGCCGAGGCCGGGGCTGGAGCAACAGTTGGAACCAGGGAGGATACGGTGGCTACGGACAGGGAGGCTACGGGGGCTATG AGTATTGA
- the LOC126984662 gene encoding RNA-binding protein squid-like isoform X8, with protein sequence MADQEMENQDFSEDYSGGDFQGNGMENGEGMATEDKAGGGGGADSGAADAPGRDDDRKLFVGGLSWETQEKELREHFSKYGEIESINVKTDPNTGRSRGFAFIVFSNTEAIDKVINAGDHVINGKKVDPKKAKARHGKIFVGGLKPDLSDDDIKNYFGKFGNIVEVELPFDKQKNQRKGFCFITFEQEAVVTDLLKTPKQNINGHEVDVKKATPKPDAMGMVRGGMRGAIRGTRGGAVRGRGRGWSNSWNQGGYGGYGQGGYGGYGGYDYGYSGYGGYGGYGGYGSDYYGYGGGGYGGYEY encoded by the exons atgGCGGACCAGGAGATGGAGAACCAGGACTTCTCCGAGGACTACTCCGGCGGCGACTTCCAGGGCAACGGCATGGAGAACGGCGAGGGCATGGCCACAGAAGACAAGgcgggcggcggaggcggcgctGACAGCGGCGCCGCCGACGCCCCGGGCCGGGACGACGACAG aaagttgtttgtgGGCGGCCTCAGCTGGGAGACACAAGAGA aGGAGCTGAGAGAACACTTCAGTAAATATGGCGAAATTGAGAGCATAAACGTCAAGACAGACCCCAACACCGGCCGATCGAGAGGATTTGCCTTCATTGTGTTCAGCAACACAGAAGCCATCGACAAG GTGATCAATGCGGGCGACCACGTCATCAACGGCAAGAAGGTTGACCCCAAGAAGGCGAAGGCGAGGCACGGCAAGATCTTCGTGGGTGGCCTCAAGCCAGACCTCAGCGATGATGACATCAAGAACTACTTCGGCAAGTTTGGCAACATCGTGGAGGTGGAGCTGCCATTCGACAAGCAAAAGAACCAGCGCAAGGGCTTCTGCTTCATCACCTTCGAGCAGGAAGCGGTGGTGACGGACCTCCTCAAGACCCCCAAACAGAACATCAACGGCCACGAAGTCGACGTCAAGAAGGCCACGCCCAAGCCCGACGCGATGGGCATGGTGCGCGGGGGCATGCGGGGAGCCATCCGTGGCACGCGGGGCGGTGCCGTGCGGGGCCGAGGCCGGGGCTGGAGCAACAGTTGGAACCAGGGAGGATACGGTGGCTACGGACAGGGAGGCTACGGGGGCTATG GCGGTTATGACTACGGCTACAGTGGGTACGGCGGGTATGGGGGTTACGGAGGCTACGGCAGTGACTATTATGGCTATGGCGGCGGCGGATATGGTGGATATG AGTATTGA
- the LOC126984662 gene encoding RNA-binding protein squid-like isoform X7: MADQEMENQDFSEDYSGGDFQGNGMENGEGMATEDKAGGGGGADSGAADAPGRDDDRKLFVGGLSWETQEKELREHFSKYGEIESINVKTDPNTGRSRGFAFIVFSNTEAIDKVINAGDHVINGKKVDPKKAKARHGKIFVGGLKPDLSDDDIKNYFGKFGNIVEVELPFDKQKNQRKGFCFITFEQEAVVTDLLKTPKQNINGHEVDVKKATPKPDAMGMVRGGMRGAIRGTRGGAVRGRGRGWSNSWNQGGYGGYGQGGYGGYEVLPPTGGYDYGYSGYGGYGGYGGYGSDYYGYGGGGYGGYEY, translated from the exons atgGCGGACCAGGAGATGGAGAACCAGGACTTCTCCGAGGACTACTCCGGCGGCGACTTCCAGGGCAACGGCATGGAGAACGGCGAGGGCATGGCCACAGAAGACAAGgcgggcggcggaggcggcgctGACAGCGGCGCCGCCGACGCCCCGGGCCGGGACGACGACAG aaagttgtttgtgGGCGGCCTCAGCTGGGAGACACAAGAGA aGGAGCTGAGAGAACACTTCAGTAAATATGGCGAAATTGAGAGCATAAACGTCAAGACAGACCCCAACACCGGCCGATCGAGAGGATTTGCCTTCATTGTGTTCAGCAACACAGAAGCCATCGACAAG GTGATCAATGCGGGCGACCACGTCATCAACGGCAAGAAGGTTGACCCCAAGAAGGCGAAGGCGAGGCACGGCAAGATCTTCGTGGGTGGCCTCAAGCCAGACCTCAGCGATGATGACATCAAGAACTACTTCGGCAAGTTTGGCAACATCGTGGAGGTGGAGCTGCCATTCGACAAGCAAAAGAACCAGCGCAAGGGCTTCTGCTTCATCACCTTCGAGCAGGAAGCGGTGGTGACGGACCTCCTCAAGACCCCCAAACAGAACATCAACGGCCACGAAGTCGACGTCAAGAAGGCCACGCCCAAGCCCGACGCGATGGGCATGGTGCGCGGGGGCATGCGGGGAGCCATCCGTGGCACGCGGGGCGGTGCCGTGCGGGGCCGAGGCCGGGGCTGGAGCAACAGTTGGAACCAGGGAGGATACGGTGGCTACGGACAGGGAGGCTACGGGGGCTATG AAGTGCTCCCTCCCACAGGCGGTTATGACTACGGCTACAGTGGGTACGGCGGGTATGGGGGTTACGGAGGCTACGGCAGTGACTATTATGGCTATGGCGGCGGCGGATATGGTGGATATG AGTATTGA